The nucleotide window CGACGCCGAGCGCGTCGCCGCCGCCCGGGACCTGGCGGCCGCGGCCGACCGCGTGATCGTCAAGGCCGGGACAAACTCGCTGACCGACGACGAGTCGCGGCTCGACCGCGTGAAACTCGACAAGCTCGTCGCCGACGTGATGGACCTCCGCGAGCGCGGAACCGAGGTCGTGTTGGTCTCGTCGGGCGCGGTCGGGGCCGGGACGGGACGGCTCGACGCCGGCCCGGAGTCGCGTGACGACGTCGACTCGATCGTCGAGAATCAGGCCCTCTCGACGGTCGGACAGGGGCTCCTGATGCGCCACTACACGCAGAGCTTCGAGCGGTTCGACCAGGACGTCGCTCAGATACTGGTCACCGGGACCGACCTCGACGCGCCCGACCGGTTCGACAACTTCACGAACACCGTCGAGACGCTGCTGTCGTGGGGGGTCGTGCCGGTCGTCAACGAGAACGACGCGGTGGCGACCGACGAGCTGCGGATCGGCGACAACGACATGCTGTCGGCGTCGGTCGCGCTGGGACTCGACGCCGACCTGCTCGTGACGCTCACCGATGTCGACGGGGTCTACACCGGGAACCCGAAGCGGGACCCGAACGCGGAGCTGATCGAGGCGGTCGACGACGGCTACGACCGGCTCCGAGAGATCGTCGGTGGCGGCACCGAGACCGACTTCGGCGGAATCCGCACGAAGGTCGAGGGCGCACACGACGTGAGCCGCCACGGGATCCCCGCGATCATCACCGGCTCCGCCGAGCGCGACGTGCTGGCGCGGATCGCAGCGGGTAAGCCGACGGGCACGCTATTCGTCCCCAAGACTGGTGACGACGATGAGTGAGACAGACGGGGAGACCGACCTCGAAGCCGACACCGACGAACTGGCCCGCCGAGCGGAACGCGCCGCGCTCCGGCTCGCGAACGCCGACGAGTCGACCCGGGACGAGGCGCTCCGGTCTATCGCCGACGCGATCCGCGAGCGCGAAACCGACATCCTCGACGCCAACGCCGAGGACGTCGAGGAGGCGGAGGCGATGCTCGCCGACGGCGAGTACACGCAGGCCCTCGTCGACCGCTTGAAGCTCGACGAGACGAAGGTCGAGTCGATCGCGTCGATGGTCGAGTCGGTCGCCGAACAGGACGACCCGCTCGGCGAGACGCTCGCGGCCCGCAAGCTCGACGAAGACTTGGAGCTGTACCGGGTCGCGGTGCCGATCGGCGTCGTCGCGACGGTGTTCGAGTCGCGGCCCGACGCCTTGGTCCAGATCGCGGCGCTCGCGTTAAAGTCCGGCAACGCCGTCGTGCTCAAGGGCGGCAGCGAGGCGAGCGAGTCGAACCGGATCCTGTACGAGACGGTCGTCGAGGCGACGCCGGACCTGCCCGACGGCTGGGCGGCGCACGTCGAGGCCCACGAGGAGGTCGACCGCCTGCTCGAACTCGACGACCGGGTCGACCTAGTCATGCCCCGCGGCTCCTCGGAGTTCGTCTCCTACATCCAAGAGAACACCCAGATCCCGGTGTTAGGCCACACCGAGGGGATATGTCACGTGTACGTCGACGCGGACGCCGACCTGGAGACCGCCGAGGACGTCGCCTTCGACGCGAAGGTCCAGTACCCCGCGGTGTGTAACGCGGTCGAGACGCTGCTCGTCCACGAGTCGGTCGCGGCCGAGTTCCTCCCCGACCTCGTCGAGCGCTACGAGGCGGCCGGCGTCGAGCTGCGGGGCGACGAGCGGACCCGCGAGGTCGTCGACGTCGGCCCCGCGACCGCCGACGACTGGGACACGGAGTACGGTGACCTCGAACTGTCGATCAGGGTGATCGACGACGCGCTCGCCGCGATCGAACACGTCAACGACCACGGCTCGAAACACACCGAATCGATCCTCACCGAGGACCCGGCGACGGCCGAGCGGTTCATGACGGGCGTCGATGCCGCGAGCGTCTTCCACAACGCGTCGACGCGCTTCGCGGACGGCTACCGGTACGGGCTCGGCGCGGAGGTCGGAATCTCCACCGGGAAGATCCACGCCCGCGGCCCGGTGGGGCTGGAAGGGCTCACCACCTACAAGTACTACCTCGAAGGCGACGGCCACCTCGTCGCGAGCTACAGCGGCGGGGACGCGCTCCCGTTCACCCACCGCGAACTCGACGGCGTCGACTGGACGCCCGGTCGGCTGTCGACGCGGTAGTCGCGGTTCGCGTCCCGAATTTTCGTCGTATCTTGTCGTCCGAGCAGACGCCGTCTCAGTCTCGTTTTCGGCGGAATCGTACGCTGACTCGGCTGGGCGACGTAGCCCAGATTCAATATAGCGATATACAGTTTACTCGTTGCGGTCGCGACAGAAATGCGTCGTACGGCGGCCGACAAAAATAATCCCGATCCGCCGAACTCCGGAATAATTACCCACGCCGGTCCCGCAGCGACGCCCATGGTCGACTCCGACTGGGGCGACTGGCTGCCGCGCGCGGTGGCCGACGCCGACCCCGACACGGTGGCGCTGTGGTACTTGGGCTGTAACGGCTTCGCGATCAAGGGGAGCGAGGGGACCGTCCTCTGGATCGACCCGTACGTCGGGACCGGTGACCCGCCGCGGACGGTACGGATGATCCCGATTCCCTTCGATCCCGCGGATGTCGACATCGCTGACGCGGTGTTGGCCACGCACGAACACACGGACCACGTCCACGGGCCCTCGCAGGCCCCGATCCTCGCGAACACGGACGCCGACCTCGTCGCGCCCGACGACTCGCTCGCGGTCGCACGCGAGGAAGAGCGGTGGACAGACGAGTACGCGGTGAGCGAGGCCGCCTTTACCGAGGTTCGGGAGGGCGACGAGCTGCGGATCGGCGAGTTCACGGTTCACGTCGTCGAAACGTACGACGCGGACGCCACGCATCCGGTCGGCTATGTGATCGAACACGAGTCCGGAACGGTGTTCCACGCGGGCGACAGCAAGCCGTCCGACTCCTTTACCGGGCTCGCGGAGCGGTTCGATATCGACCTCGGCATCCTCGCGTTCGGCTCCGAGGGCACGATTCCGGACAAAGAGACCGGCGAACCGGTCCCCACGAAGTGGTACAGCGACGAGAACGAGATCGCGACGGCCGCGAACGACCTCGGACTCGACCGGTTGGTGCCGACACACTGGGACATGTGGAAGGGGCTGACCGCCGACCCGACCGCGCTCCACGACCACGTCAGGAGCTACGAGTCGCCGAACCGGCTGGAGATAGTCGAGATCGGCGACCGAATCGATCTGTAAACGGGAGTCGAGCGGCCGTTTTCGCGGCGTTTTGGTTATCAACCACGAAACGCGGCCCGTGGAATTTAAGCCCCTGCTCCGGGACCGTGCGGGTATGAGCGAACGGACGGCGGAGGCGGCCACGACCGTCGACGAGGACGGTATCCGCGTCGAGAAATCCTTCACGGACGACGCGTTCCCCGTGCCCGCGGTTAGGTACACCCTCTCTTCACACCGCGAGGACCCCGTACGGGTGCGTATCGTCGACCGGATCCCGGAGTCGTTTCCGATGGACCGAGTGGGGTTCCACCCGGAGTACGAAAGCGAGAACTGGACGGCGTACAAAGACCACCGGGTAGAGTTCGAGCGGGTGATAGACCCCGACGAGACCGTCGAAACGGTGTTCGGGATCCGCGACGAGGACCCCGACCTCGACGGCTTCCTCGGGA belongs to Halorubrum sp. DM2 and includes:
- the proB gene encoding glutamate 5-kinase, whose protein sequence is MTPEDAGVDPADETDGATVAAADAERVAAARDLAAAADRVIVKAGTNSLTDDESRLDRVKLDKLVADVMDLRERGTEVVLVSSGAVGAGTGRLDAGPESRDDVDSIVENQALSTVGQGLLMRHYTQSFERFDQDVAQILVTGTDLDAPDRFDNFTNTVETLLSWGVVPVVNENDAVATDELRIGDNDMLSASVALGLDADLLVTLTDVDGVYTGNPKRDPNAELIEAVDDGYDRLREIVGGGTETDFGGIRTKVEGAHDVSRHGIPAIITGSAERDVLARIAAGKPTGTLFVPKTGDDDE
- a CDS encoding glutamate-5-semialdehyde dehydrogenase, with product MSETDGETDLEADTDELARRAERAALRLANADESTRDEALRSIADAIRERETDILDANAEDVEEAEAMLADGEYTQALVDRLKLDETKVESIASMVESVAEQDDPLGETLAARKLDEDLELYRVAVPIGVVATVFESRPDALVQIAALALKSGNAVVLKGGSEASESNRILYETVVEATPDLPDGWAAHVEAHEEVDRLLELDDRVDLVMPRGSSEFVSYIQENTQIPVLGHTEGICHVYVDADADLETAEDVAFDAKVQYPAVCNAVETLLVHESVAAEFLPDLVERYEAAGVELRGDERTREVVDVGPATADDWDTEYGDLELSIRVIDDALAAIEHVNDHGSKHTESILTEDPATAERFMTGVDAASVFHNASTRFADGYRYGLGAEVGISTGKIHARGPVGLEGLTTYKYYLEGDGHLVASYSGGDALPFTHRELDGVDWTPGRLSTR
- a CDS encoding MBL fold metallo-hydrolase, which produces MVDSDWGDWLPRAVADADPDTVALWYLGCNGFAIKGSEGTVLWIDPYVGTGDPPRTVRMIPIPFDPADVDIADAVLATHEHTDHVHGPSQAPILANTDADLVAPDDSLAVAREEERWTDEYAVSEAAFTEVREGDELRIGEFTVHVVETYDADATHPVGYVIEHESGTVFHAGDSKPSDSFTGLAERFDIDLGILAFGSEGTIPDKETGEPVPTKWYSDENEIATAANDLGLDRLVPTHWDMWKGLTADPTALHDHVRSYESPNRLEIVEIGDRIDL